In Mucilaginibacter celer, one DNA window encodes the following:
- the prmA gene encoding 50S ribosomal protein L11 methyltransferase, whose amino-acid sequence MNYYELLFTTITTEDYQQDLLINALGEIGFDTFEELELGFKAYVPEDIFNQELLDEQLLPYKELFTFSYEITLILQKNWNEVWESNFEPIEIGDKIYVRATFHQPKPEFEYEIVIDPKMAFGTGHHQTTAMMLGLMLENEFAGKKVLDMGCGTGILAIMAAKLGATDITAIDYDPVCYESTIENSALNNIDNIKPLCGSKEVIPDEQYDTILANINRNILLDQVERYAQVLKTDGEIYFSGFYESPDLDIITDEARKYGLKYITHKKDKEWVAAKFIK is encoded by the coding sequence ATGAATTATTACGAATTACTTTTTACCACCATCACTACCGAAGATTACCAGCAGGATCTGTTGATCAATGCTTTGGGCGAGATTGGTTTTGATACTTTTGAAGAGCTTGAACTTGGTTTTAAAGCCTACGTTCCCGAGGATATTTTTAACCAGGAGCTGCTTGACGAACAGTTGCTGCCTTACAAAGAGCTGTTTACCTTTAGCTATGAAATAACCCTAATCCTACAAAAAAACTGGAACGAGGTATGGGAAAGTAATTTTGAACCGATAGAGATAGGGGATAAGATTTACGTAAGGGCAACTTTTCATCAGCCCAAACCAGAGTTTGAATACGAAATAGTGATAGACCCGAAAATGGCTTTTGGTACCGGGCACCATCAAACTACAGCCATGATGCTCGGCTTAATGCTGGAAAATGAATTTGCCGGTAAAAAAGTATTGGACATGGGCTGCGGTACCGGGATACTGGCCATTATGGCTGCCAAACTTGGCGCAACGGATATCACAGCTATAGATTACGACCCGGTTTGCTACGAAAGCACCATCGAAAATTCGGCCTTGAATAATATTGATAACATCAAACCACTCTGTGGCTCAAAAGAAGTTATCCCCGACGAACAGTACGATACCATCCTCGCCAACATCAACCGCAATATCCTGCTGGACCAGGTGGAACGCTACGCCCAGGTTTTAAAAACCGATGGCGAAATCTATTTCAGTGGTTTTTACGAATCGCCAGATTTGGATATCATTACCGATGAAGCCCGTAAGTATGGTTTGAAATACATCACCCATAAAAAAGATAAAGAATGGGTGGCGGCTAAGTTTATAAAGTAA